One window of the Gemmatimonadota bacterium genome contains the following:
- a CDS encoding mandelate racemase yields the protein MRITDVTVTLWRWEDIPPTRYTRAVASSVSRTAQMGLVRIDTDEDIAGFAFIGSSYAPADRDASFVVERLKPMLTGEDPLARERLWNAMMTRTGGHTGGQMFRAIGAVDVALWDLAGRATGLPIHRLMGSCRNSVPAYASSAVLDSPQAYAEEALAHRDSGWTAYKIHPPAVPELDIEICRAVREAVGSDFRLMLDSTWSYDYPQALRVGRAIQDLDFYWYEDPLADDDLYGYVKLKQVLQIPIMATELPTAGPTSYAPWIMNRATDYLRGDVAIKGGLTGCLKTAHLAEAFRMNYEIHHGGNSLNNVANLHLTMAISNCEYFEVLLPPRAQKHGLVRDIEVDGDGMVHVLDGPGLGAEIDFEMIAARQTAVLR from the coding sequence GCGCTGGGAGGACATTCCGCCGACCCGTTATACCCGCGCTGTGGCAAGTTCCGTCAGCCGCACCGCCCAGATGGGCCTGGTGCGCATCGACACCGACGAGGATATCGCCGGTTTCGCGTTCATCGGCTCCTCCTATGCGCCGGCGGACCGCGATGCCTCTTTCGTGGTGGAACGCCTGAAGCCGATGTTGACGGGGGAAGACCCCCTGGCAAGGGAACGGCTGTGGAACGCGATGATGACCCGTACCGGTGGCCACACGGGCGGACAGATGTTTCGCGCAATCGGCGCCGTCGACGTGGCCCTCTGGGACCTTGCCGGGCGCGCTACCGGTCTGCCGATCCACCGTCTGATGGGCTCCTGCCGCAACAGCGTGCCCGCTTACGCCAGCTCCGCTGTCCTGGATTCGCCGCAGGCGTACGCCGAGGAAGCCCTGGCGCACAGGGATTCCGGCTGGACCGCGTACAAGATCCACCCGCCGGCCGTTCCGGAACTGGATATCGAGATCTGCCGGGCGGTTCGCGAAGCCGTGGGCAGCGACTTTCGACTGATGCTCGATTCCACCTGGTCCTACGACTATCCCCAGGCGCTGCGTGTCGGGCGCGCGATCCAGGACCTCGACTTCTACTGGTACGAGGACCCGCTGGCCGACGATGACCTCTACGGTTACGTCAAGCTCAAGCAGGTTCTCCAGATTCCGATCATGGCTACAGAGCTGCCTACCGCCGGTCCGACCTCTTATGCGCCCTGGATCATGAACCGGGCGACGGACTACCTGCGCGGGGATGTGGCGATCAAGGGCGGGCTGACCGGATGCCTGAAGACCGCGCACCTCGCCGAGGCCTTCCGCATGAACTACGAGATCCATCACGGCGGCAACTCGCTGAACAACGTGGCCAACCTGCACCTGACCATGGCCATTTCGAACTGCGAGTACTTCGAGGTGCTGCTGCCGCCACGGGCTCAGAAGCACGGCCTCGTGCGCGACATCGAAGTCGACGGCGACGGCATGGTCCACGTTCTCGACGGGCCCGGGCTGGGCGCCGAG